The Accipiter gentilis chromosome 9, bAccGen1.1, whole genome shotgun sequence genome includes a region encoding these proteins:
- the DNMT1 gene encoding DNA (cytosine-5)-methyltransferase 1 isoform X1, whose product MEGLAFPAPYSPPAIVPSARLPASPGRREGGGPRSPAAAEPFSGSATPLPVRRPRGTALARPDLSPSAVGLCRSSGCMAVFKPRLQDLERDEDSLSEKECVKEKLSLIHGFLQADVQNQLSELEAKLRCEELSEERYLAKVKALLHQELSAENGDLAPLLQASNGCSKNGAYGSDEDSERAGPDGEEDSAMEMEEAAASSSSSSLVPTPRARKARRSRSNGESKKSPASSRVTRSSGRQPTILSMFSKGSNKRKSEEVNGEVKQEAMNVEKEEEELEEKEQDEKRIKIETKEGLEIKDEITQVKTTTPAKTTPPKCVDCRQYLDDPDLKFFQGDPDDALEEPEMLTDERLSLFDANEDGFESYEDLPQHKVTSFSVYDKRGHLCPFDTGLIERNIELYFSGAVKPIYDDNPCLDGGVRAKKLGPINAWWITGFDGGEKALIGFTTAFADYILMEPSEEYAPIFALMQEKIYMSKIVVEFLQNNRDVSYEDLLNKIETTVPPAGLNFNRFTEDSLLRHAQFVVEQVESYDEAGDSDEPPVLITPCMRDLIKLAGVTLGKRRAVRRQAIRHPTKIDKDKGPTKATTTKLVYLIFDTFFSEQIEKDEKEDDKENAMKRRRCGVCEVCQQPECGKCKACQNMVKFGGSGRSKQACLQRRCPNLAVREADEDEEVDDNIPEMPSPKKMLQGRKKKQNKSRISWVGEPIKSDGKKDYYQRVCIDSETLEVGDCVSVSPDDPTKPLYLARVTAMWEDSSGQMFHAHWFCPGSDTVLGATSDPLELFLVDECEDMQLSYIHGKVKVIYKAPSENWSMEQGGLDMEIKMVEDDGRTYFYQMWYDQEYARFESPPKTQPTEDNKYKFCMSCTRLDEVRHKEIPKVAEPLEEGDGKMFYAMATKNGVQYRVGDGVYLLPEAFSFSMKPASPAKRPKKEAVDEELHPEHYRKYSEYIKGSNLDAPDPYRVGRIKEIFCNIRSNGKPNEADIKLRICKFYRPENTHKSMKASYHADINLLYWSDEETTVDFRAVQGRCTVVYGEDLTESIQDYSAGGLDRFYFLEAYNAKTKSFEDPPNHARSSGNKGKGKGKGKGKGKGKSSVSCEQSEQEPAELKLPKLRTLDVFSGCGGLSEGFHQAGVSETLWAIEMWEPAAQAFRLNNPGTTVFTEDCNVLLKLVMSGEKTNSLGQKLPQKGDVEMLCGGPPCQGFSGMNRFNSRTYSKFKNSLVVSFLSYCDYYRPRFFLLENVRNFVSFKRSMVLKLTLRCLVRMGYQCTFGVLQAGQYGVAQTRRRAIVLAAAPGEKLPMFPEPLHVFAPRACQLSVVVDDKKFVSNITRTYSGPFRTITVRDTMSDLPEIRNGASALEISYNGEPQSWFQRQIRGSQYQPILRDHICKDMSALVAARMRHIPLAPGSDWRDLPNIEVRLSDGTTTRKLRYTHHEKKNGRSSSGALRGVCSCAEGKPCDPADRQFNTLIPWCLPHTGNRHNHWAGLYGRLEWDGFFSTTVTNPEPMGKQGRVLHPEQHRVVSVRECARSQGFPDTYRLFGNILDKHRQVGNAVPPPLAKAIGLEIKSCVLAKLREDTAETSAPEKMETTETAD is encoded by the exons ATGGAGGGGTTGGCGTTTCCTGCGCCGTATTCCCCGCCGGCTATTGTCCCTTCCGCTCGCCTCCCGGCATCCCCTGGCCGGCGGGAAGGGGGGGGCCCGCGCTCGCCGGCTGCCGCCGAGCCGTTCTCCGGTTCGGCTACCCCTCTTCCGGTGCGGCGGCCGCGCGGCACAGCCTTGGCGCGCCCCGACCTTTCCCCGTCCGCCGTTGGTCTTTGCCGGAGCTCCGGTTGCATGGCCGTCTTCAAACCCAG GCTGCAGGACTTGGAGAGGGATGAAGATAGCCTGAGCGAGAAG GAGTGCGTCAAGGAGAAGCTGAGCCTCATCCACGGCTTCCTCCAAGCCGATGTCCAGAACCAGTTGAGCGAGCTGGAAGCCAAACTCCGCTGCGAGGAGCTGTCGGAG GAGAGGTACCTGGCCAAGGTGAAAGCCCTGCTGCACCAAGAGCTCTCGGCGGAGAATGGGGACCTGGCACCGCTGTTGCAGGCATCGAACGGGTGCTCCAAAAACGGTGCCTACGGGAGCGACGAGGACTCGGAGCGAGCAGGACCTGATGGGGAAGAAGACAGCGCGATGGAGATGGAGGAAGcagctgcctcttcttcctcctcttcgtTGGTCCCCACACCGCGGGCACGCAAGGCCAGGAGGAGCCGATCCAACGGGGAGAGCAAAA AGTCTCCTGCTAGTTCCCGGGTCACTCGGAGCTCCGGCCGGCAGCCGACCATCCTGAGCATGTTCTCCAAAGG GTCCAACAAACGGAAATCAGAGGAGGTGAACGGGGAAGTGAAGCAGGAGGCGATGAACgtagagaaggaggaagaggagctggaggagaag GAACAAGACGAGAAAAGGATTAAAATCGAAACCAAAGAAGG GTTGGAGATAAAAGATGAAATTACTCAGGTTAAAACTACAACACCTGCTAAA ACCACTCCTCCCAAGTGCGTCGACTGCAGACAGTACCTCGATGATCCCGACCTCAAATTCTTCCAAGGAGATCCTGATGATGCC CTGGAGGAGCCAGAAATGCTGACGGATGAGCGTTTGTCCCTCTTTGACGCTAACGAAGATGGCTTTGAGAGCTACGAGGACCTGCCGCAGCACAAAGTCACCTCTTTCAG TGTCTATGACAAGCGAGGTCACTTGTGCCCCTTTGACACCGGCCTGATCGAGAGGAACATCGAGCTGTATTTCAGCGGTGCTGTGAAGCCCATCTACGACGATAACCCTTGTTTGGATG GTGGGGTGAGAGCCAAGAAGTTGGGACCCATAAACGCTTGGTGGATCACAGGGTTCGATGGAGGGGAGAAGGCTTTGATCGGCTTCACCACAG CCTTCGCTGATTACATCCTGATGGAGCCCAGCGAGGAGTATGCTCCCATCTTTGCCCTCATGCAAGAGAAGATCTACATGAGTAAAATCGTCGTTGAGTTCCTGCAGAACAACCGTGACGTCAGCTACGAGGATCTGCTCAACAAAATCGAG ACCACTGTACCTCCCGCGGGGCTGAACTTCAACCGCTTCACAGAGGACTCGCTCCTGCGACATGCCCAGTTCGTGGTGGAGCAGGTGGAAAGCTACGATGAAGCCGGGGACAGTGATGAACCCCCCGTCCTCATCACGCCCTGCATGAGGGACTTGATCAAGTTGGCTGGAGTCACCCTGGGGAAGAG GCGAGCTGTCAGGCGGCAGGCCATCCGGCACCCCACCAAAATAGACAAGGACAAGGGTCCCACCAAAGCCACCACCACCAAGCTGGTGTACCTCATCTTCGACACCTTCTTCTCGGAGCAGATCGAGAAGGATGAGAAGGAAGATGACAAGGAGAATGCCATGAAGCGCCGGCGCTGCGGTGTCTGTGAG GTTTGCCAGCAGCCTGAGTGTGGGAAGTGCAAAGCTTGCCAGAACATGGTAAAGTTTGGGGGCAGCGGACGGAGTAAGCAGGCTTGTTTGCAGAGGAG gtGTCCCAACCTGGCCGTCCGGGAAGCTGATGAGGATGAGGAGGTAGATGACAACATCCCTGAGATGCCATCACCTAAGAAGATGCTGCAGGGcaggaagaagaagcagaacAAGAGCCGTATCTCCTGGGTGGGGGAGCCCATCAAG AGCGATGGGAAGAAGGACTACTACCAGAGGGTCTGCATTGACTCGGAGACCCTGGAGGTGGGAGATTGTGTCTCCGTCAGCCCTGATGATCCCACCAAGCCCCTCTACCTCGCCAG GGTGACAGCCATGTGGGAGGACAGCAGTGGCCAGATGTTCCATGCACACTGGTTCTGCCCTGGCTCGGACACTGTCCTGGGGGCCACCTCTGACCCCCTGGAGCTTTTCTTGGTGGATGAGTGTGAGGATATGCAGCTCTCTTACATCCATGGCAAAGTCAAAGTGATCTACAAGGCGCCCTCGGAGAACTGGTCCATGGAG CAGGGCGGGCTGGACATGGAGATCAAGATGGTGGAAGACGACGGGAGAACTTACTTTTATCAGATGTGGTACGACCAGGAGTATGCTCGATTCGAGTCCCCACCGAAAACTCAGCCCACGGAAGACAACAAATACAA GTTCTGCATGAGCTGCACACGCCTGGACGAGGTGAGGCACAAGGAGATACCCAAAGTGGCTGAGCCCCTGGAGGAAGGGGATGGGAAGATGTTCTACGCCATGGCCACCAAGAACGGAGTGCAGTACAGGGTGGGAGATGGCGTCTACCTCCTGCCGGAAGCCTTTTCCTTCAG catGAAACCCGCCAGCCCAGCCAAGCGCCCCAAAAAGGAGGCGGTGGATGAGGAGCTGCACCCAGAGCACTACCGCAAGTACTCCGAGTACATCAAGGGCAGCAACCTGGACGCCCCTGACCCTTACCGCGTGGGCCGCATCAAAGAGATCTTCTGCAACATCCGCAGCAACGGCAAACCGAACGAGGCTGACATCAAGCTGCGCATCTGCAAGTTTTACAG ACCCGAAAACACGCACAAGTCCATGAAAGCCAGCTACCATGCAGACATCAACCTCCTGTACTGGAGTGACGAGGAGACGACGGTCGACTTCCGTGCCGTGCAGGGCCGTTGCACGGTGGTGTATGGGGAAGACCTGACGGAGAGTATCCAGGACTACTCTGCTGGTGGGCTCGACCGCTTCTActttttggag gcttACAATGCAAAAACCAAGAGCTTTGAAGATCCTCCCAACCATGCTCGGAGCTCTGGCaataaagggaaggggaaggggaaagggaaag GCAAAGGCAAAGGGAAGTCGTCGGTGAGCTGCGAGCAGAGCGAGCAGGAGCCGGCTGAGCTGAAGCTCCCCAAGCTGCGGACGCTAGATGTCTTCTCTGGCTGCGGAGGGCTGTCCGAGGGCTTCCATCAGGCAG GCGTGTCGGAGACGCTCTGGGCCATCGAGATGTGGGAACCGGCCGCCCAGGCTTTCCGGCTGAACAATCCTGGCACTACCGTCTTCACGGAGGATTGCAACGTCCTGTTGAAGCTGGTCATGTCTGGTGAGAAGACCAACTCACTGGGGCAGAAGCTGCCGCAGAAGGGGGATGTGGAGATGCTGTGCGGTGGTCCTCCGTGCCAGGGCTTCAGCGGCATGAACCGCTTCAACTCCCGCACCTACTCCAAGTTCAAGAACTCCCTGGTGGTCTCCTTCCTCAG CTACTGCGACTACTACAGACCGCGGTTCTTCCTTCTGGAGAATGTCAGGAACTTTGTGTCCTTCAAGCGTTCCATGGTGCTCAAGCTCACCTTGCGCTGCCTCGTCCGCATGGGTTACCAGTGCACCTTCGGGGTCCTACAG GCTGGCCAGTATGGCGTGGCCCAGACGCGGCGGAGAGCCATCGTCCTTGCTGCAGCTCCCGGCGAGAAGCTGCCCATGTTCCCCGAGCCCTTGCACGTGTTCGCGCCCCGTGCCTGTCAGCTGAGTGTCGTGGTGGACGACAAGAAGTTCGTTAGCAATATCACCCG gaCGTATTCTGGCCCCTTCCGCACCATCACCGTGCGGGACACCATGTCCGACCTGCCGGAGATCAGGAATGGTGCCTCCGCCTTGGAGATCTCCTACAATGGCGAGCCCCAGTCCTGGTTCCAGCGGCAAATCCGGGGCTCCCAGTATCAGCCCATCCTCAGGGACCATATCTGCAAG GACATGAGTGCCCTGGTCGCAGCCCGGATGAGACACATCCCCTTGGCCCCCGGTTCTGATTGGCGCGACCTGCCCAACATCGAGGTGCGGCTGTCAGATGGCACGACCACGCGCAAGCTGCGGTACACGCACCACGAGAAGAAAAACGGCCGCAGCAGCTCCGGGGCGCTGCGGGGGGTCTGCTCCTGTGCTGAAG GCAAGCCTTGTGACCCCGCGGACCGGCAATTCAACACCCTCATCCCCTGGTGCCTGCCCCATACCGGCAACCGGCACAACCACTGGGCCGGGCTCTATGGGCGCCTGGAGTGGGATGGCTTCTTCAGCACCACCGTCACCAACCCCGAGCCCATGGGCAAGCAG GGTCGGGTGCTGCACCCGGAGCAGCACCGAGTGGTGAGCGTGAGGGAGTGTGCCCGCTCCCAGGGCTTCCCCGATACTTACCGCCTCTTCGGGAACATCCTCGACAAGCACAGACAG GTCGGTAACGCAGTGCCTCCTCCTCTAGCCAAAGCCATCGGGCTGGAGATCAAGTCGTGTGTGTTGGCGAAGCTGAGAGAAGACACGGCGG AGACCAGCGCTCCGGAGAAGATGGAGACCACAGAAACCGCCGACTGA
- the DNMT1 gene encoding DNA (cytosine-5)-methyltransferase 1 isoform X3, translating to MEGLAFPAPYSPPAIVPSARLPASPGRREGGGPRSPAAAEPFSGSATPLPVRRPRGTALARPDLSPSAVGLCRSSGCMAVFKPRLQDLERDEDSLSEKECVKEKLSLIHGFLQADVQNQLSELEAKLRCEELSEERYLAKVKALLHQELSAENGDLAPLLQASNGCSKNGAYGSDEDSERAGPDGEEDSAMEMEEAAASSSSSSLVPTPRARKARRSRSNGESKKSPASSRVTRSSGRQPTILSMFSKGSNKRKSEEVNGEVKQEAMNVEKEEEELEEKEQDEKRIKIETKEGLEIKDEITQVKTTTPAKTTPPKCVDCRQYLDDPDLKFFQGDPDDALEEPEMLTDERLSLFDANEDGFESYEDLPQHKVTSFSVYDKRGHLCPFDTGLIERNIELYFSGAVKPIYDDNPCLDGGVRAKKLGPINAWWITGFDGGEKALIGFTTAFADYILMEPSEEYAPIFALMQEKIYMSKIVVEFLQNNRDVSYEDLLNKIETTVPPAGLNFNRFTEDSLLRHAQFVVEQVESYDEAGDSDEPPVLITPCMRDLIKLAGVTLGKRRAVRRQAIRHPTKIDKDKGPTKATTTKLVYLIFDTFFSEQIEKDEKEDDKENAMKRRRCGVCEVCQQPECGKCKACQNMVKFGGSGRSKQACLQRRCPNLAVREADEDEEVDDNIPEMPSPKKMLQGRKKKQNKSRISWVGEPIKSDGKKDYYQRVCIDSETLEVGDCVSVSPDDPTKPLYLARVTAMWEDSSGQMFHAHWFCPGSDTVLGATSDPLELFLVDECEDMQLSYIHGKVKVIYKAPSENWSMEQGGLDMEIKMVEDDGRTYFYQMWYDQEYARFESPPKTQPTEDNKYKFCMSCTRLDEVRHKEIPKVAEPLEEGDGKMFYAMATKNGVQYRVGDGVYLLPEAFSFSMKPASPAKRPKKEAVDEELHPEHYRKYSEYIKGSNLDAPDPYRVGRIKEIFCNIRSNGKPNEADIKLRICKFYRPENTHKSMKASYHADINLLYWSDEETTVDFRAVQGRCTVVYGEDLTESIQDYSAGGLDRFYFLEAYNAKTKSFEDPPNHARSSGNKGKGKGKGKGKGKGKSSVSCEQSEQEPAELKLPKLRTLDVFSGCGGLSEGFHQAGVSETLWAIEMWEPAAQAFRLNNPGTTVFTEDCNVLLKLVMSGEKTNSLGQKLPQKGDVEMLCGGPPCQGFSGMNRFNSRTYSKFKNSLVVSFLSYCDYYRPRFFLLENVRNFVSFKRSMVLKLTLRCLVRMGYQCTFGVLQAGQYGVAQTRRRAIVLAAAPGEKLPMFPEPLHVFAPRACQLSVVVDDKKFVSNITRTYSGPFRTITVRDTMSDLPEIRNGASALEISYNGEPQSWFQRQIRGSQYQPILRDHICKDMSALVAARMRHIPLAPGSDWRDLPNIEVRLSDGTTTRKLRYTHHEKKNGRSSSGALRGVCSCAEGKPCDPADRQFNTLIPWCLPHTGNRHNHWAGLYGRLEWDGFFSTTVTNPEPMGKQGRVLHPEQHRVVSVRECARSQGFPDTYRLFGNILDKHRQPKPSGWRSSRVCWRS from the exons ATGGAGGGGTTGGCGTTTCCTGCGCCGTATTCCCCGCCGGCTATTGTCCCTTCCGCTCGCCTCCCGGCATCCCCTGGCCGGCGGGAAGGGGGGGGCCCGCGCTCGCCGGCTGCCGCCGAGCCGTTCTCCGGTTCGGCTACCCCTCTTCCGGTGCGGCGGCCGCGCGGCACAGCCTTGGCGCGCCCCGACCTTTCCCCGTCCGCCGTTGGTCTTTGCCGGAGCTCCGGTTGCATGGCCGTCTTCAAACCCAG GCTGCAGGACTTGGAGAGGGATGAAGATAGCCTGAGCGAGAAG GAGTGCGTCAAGGAGAAGCTGAGCCTCATCCACGGCTTCCTCCAAGCCGATGTCCAGAACCAGTTGAGCGAGCTGGAAGCCAAACTCCGCTGCGAGGAGCTGTCGGAG GAGAGGTACCTGGCCAAGGTGAAAGCCCTGCTGCACCAAGAGCTCTCGGCGGAGAATGGGGACCTGGCACCGCTGTTGCAGGCATCGAACGGGTGCTCCAAAAACGGTGCCTACGGGAGCGACGAGGACTCGGAGCGAGCAGGACCTGATGGGGAAGAAGACAGCGCGATGGAGATGGAGGAAGcagctgcctcttcttcctcctcttcgtTGGTCCCCACACCGCGGGCACGCAAGGCCAGGAGGAGCCGATCCAACGGGGAGAGCAAAA AGTCTCCTGCTAGTTCCCGGGTCACTCGGAGCTCCGGCCGGCAGCCGACCATCCTGAGCATGTTCTCCAAAGG GTCCAACAAACGGAAATCAGAGGAGGTGAACGGGGAAGTGAAGCAGGAGGCGATGAACgtagagaaggaggaagaggagctggaggagaag GAACAAGACGAGAAAAGGATTAAAATCGAAACCAAAGAAGG GTTGGAGATAAAAGATGAAATTACTCAGGTTAAAACTACAACACCTGCTAAA ACCACTCCTCCCAAGTGCGTCGACTGCAGACAGTACCTCGATGATCCCGACCTCAAATTCTTCCAAGGAGATCCTGATGATGCC CTGGAGGAGCCAGAAATGCTGACGGATGAGCGTTTGTCCCTCTTTGACGCTAACGAAGATGGCTTTGAGAGCTACGAGGACCTGCCGCAGCACAAAGTCACCTCTTTCAG TGTCTATGACAAGCGAGGTCACTTGTGCCCCTTTGACACCGGCCTGATCGAGAGGAACATCGAGCTGTATTTCAGCGGTGCTGTGAAGCCCATCTACGACGATAACCCTTGTTTGGATG GTGGGGTGAGAGCCAAGAAGTTGGGACCCATAAACGCTTGGTGGATCACAGGGTTCGATGGAGGGGAGAAGGCTTTGATCGGCTTCACCACAG CCTTCGCTGATTACATCCTGATGGAGCCCAGCGAGGAGTATGCTCCCATCTTTGCCCTCATGCAAGAGAAGATCTACATGAGTAAAATCGTCGTTGAGTTCCTGCAGAACAACCGTGACGTCAGCTACGAGGATCTGCTCAACAAAATCGAG ACCACTGTACCTCCCGCGGGGCTGAACTTCAACCGCTTCACAGAGGACTCGCTCCTGCGACATGCCCAGTTCGTGGTGGAGCAGGTGGAAAGCTACGATGAAGCCGGGGACAGTGATGAACCCCCCGTCCTCATCACGCCCTGCATGAGGGACTTGATCAAGTTGGCTGGAGTCACCCTGGGGAAGAG GCGAGCTGTCAGGCGGCAGGCCATCCGGCACCCCACCAAAATAGACAAGGACAAGGGTCCCACCAAAGCCACCACCACCAAGCTGGTGTACCTCATCTTCGACACCTTCTTCTCGGAGCAGATCGAGAAGGATGAGAAGGAAGATGACAAGGAGAATGCCATGAAGCGCCGGCGCTGCGGTGTCTGTGAG GTTTGCCAGCAGCCTGAGTGTGGGAAGTGCAAAGCTTGCCAGAACATGGTAAAGTTTGGGGGCAGCGGACGGAGTAAGCAGGCTTGTTTGCAGAGGAG gtGTCCCAACCTGGCCGTCCGGGAAGCTGATGAGGATGAGGAGGTAGATGACAACATCCCTGAGATGCCATCACCTAAGAAGATGCTGCAGGGcaggaagaagaagcagaacAAGAGCCGTATCTCCTGGGTGGGGGAGCCCATCAAG AGCGATGGGAAGAAGGACTACTACCAGAGGGTCTGCATTGACTCGGAGACCCTGGAGGTGGGAGATTGTGTCTCCGTCAGCCCTGATGATCCCACCAAGCCCCTCTACCTCGCCAG GGTGACAGCCATGTGGGAGGACAGCAGTGGCCAGATGTTCCATGCACACTGGTTCTGCCCTGGCTCGGACACTGTCCTGGGGGCCACCTCTGACCCCCTGGAGCTTTTCTTGGTGGATGAGTGTGAGGATATGCAGCTCTCTTACATCCATGGCAAAGTCAAAGTGATCTACAAGGCGCCCTCGGAGAACTGGTCCATGGAG CAGGGCGGGCTGGACATGGAGATCAAGATGGTGGAAGACGACGGGAGAACTTACTTTTATCAGATGTGGTACGACCAGGAGTATGCTCGATTCGAGTCCCCACCGAAAACTCAGCCCACGGAAGACAACAAATACAA GTTCTGCATGAGCTGCACACGCCTGGACGAGGTGAGGCACAAGGAGATACCCAAAGTGGCTGAGCCCCTGGAGGAAGGGGATGGGAAGATGTTCTACGCCATGGCCACCAAGAACGGAGTGCAGTACAGGGTGGGAGATGGCGTCTACCTCCTGCCGGAAGCCTTTTCCTTCAG catGAAACCCGCCAGCCCAGCCAAGCGCCCCAAAAAGGAGGCGGTGGATGAGGAGCTGCACCCAGAGCACTACCGCAAGTACTCCGAGTACATCAAGGGCAGCAACCTGGACGCCCCTGACCCTTACCGCGTGGGCCGCATCAAAGAGATCTTCTGCAACATCCGCAGCAACGGCAAACCGAACGAGGCTGACATCAAGCTGCGCATCTGCAAGTTTTACAG ACCCGAAAACACGCACAAGTCCATGAAAGCCAGCTACCATGCAGACATCAACCTCCTGTACTGGAGTGACGAGGAGACGACGGTCGACTTCCGTGCCGTGCAGGGCCGTTGCACGGTGGTGTATGGGGAAGACCTGACGGAGAGTATCCAGGACTACTCTGCTGGTGGGCTCGACCGCTTCTActttttggag gcttACAATGCAAAAACCAAGAGCTTTGAAGATCCTCCCAACCATGCTCGGAGCTCTGGCaataaagggaaggggaaggggaaagggaaag GCAAAGGCAAAGGGAAGTCGTCGGTGAGCTGCGAGCAGAGCGAGCAGGAGCCGGCTGAGCTGAAGCTCCCCAAGCTGCGGACGCTAGATGTCTTCTCTGGCTGCGGAGGGCTGTCCGAGGGCTTCCATCAGGCAG GCGTGTCGGAGACGCTCTGGGCCATCGAGATGTGGGAACCGGCCGCCCAGGCTTTCCGGCTGAACAATCCTGGCACTACCGTCTTCACGGAGGATTGCAACGTCCTGTTGAAGCTGGTCATGTCTGGTGAGAAGACCAACTCACTGGGGCAGAAGCTGCCGCAGAAGGGGGATGTGGAGATGCTGTGCGGTGGTCCTCCGTGCCAGGGCTTCAGCGGCATGAACCGCTTCAACTCCCGCACCTACTCCAAGTTCAAGAACTCCCTGGTGGTCTCCTTCCTCAG CTACTGCGACTACTACAGACCGCGGTTCTTCCTTCTGGAGAATGTCAGGAACTTTGTGTCCTTCAAGCGTTCCATGGTGCTCAAGCTCACCTTGCGCTGCCTCGTCCGCATGGGTTACCAGTGCACCTTCGGGGTCCTACAG GCTGGCCAGTATGGCGTGGCCCAGACGCGGCGGAGAGCCATCGTCCTTGCTGCAGCTCCCGGCGAGAAGCTGCCCATGTTCCCCGAGCCCTTGCACGTGTTCGCGCCCCGTGCCTGTCAGCTGAGTGTCGTGGTGGACGACAAGAAGTTCGTTAGCAATATCACCCG gaCGTATTCTGGCCCCTTCCGCACCATCACCGTGCGGGACACCATGTCCGACCTGCCGGAGATCAGGAATGGTGCCTCCGCCTTGGAGATCTCCTACAATGGCGAGCCCCAGTCCTGGTTCCAGCGGCAAATCCGGGGCTCCCAGTATCAGCCCATCCTCAGGGACCATATCTGCAAG GACATGAGTGCCCTGGTCGCAGCCCGGATGAGACACATCCCCTTGGCCCCCGGTTCTGATTGGCGCGACCTGCCCAACATCGAGGTGCGGCTGTCAGATGGCACGACCACGCGCAAGCTGCGGTACACGCACCACGAGAAGAAAAACGGCCGCAGCAGCTCCGGGGCGCTGCGGGGGGTCTGCTCCTGTGCTGAAG GCAAGCCTTGTGACCCCGCGGACCGGCAATTCAACACCCTCATCCCCTGGTGCCTGCCCCATACCGGCAACCGGCACAACCACTGGGCCGGGCTCTATGGGCGCCTGGAGTGGGATGGCTTCTTCAGCACCACCGTCACCAACCCCGAGCCCATGGGCAAGCAG GGTCGGGTGCTGCACCCGGAGCAGCACCGAGTGGTGAGCGTGAGGGAGTGTGCCCGCTCCCAGGGCTTCCCCGATACTTACCGCCTCTTCGGGAACATCCTCGACAAGCACAGACAG CCAAAGCCATCGGGCTGGAGATCAAGTCGTGTGTGTTGGCGAAGCTGA